Proteins from one Malaya genurostris strain Urasoe2022 chromosome 2, Malgen_1.1, whole genome shotgun sequence genomic window:
- the LOC131431513 gene encoding maternal protein tudor produces the protein MNTARSAKNLQPARGLRTPAPNRNGLGNFGFDPEPIHVFQRQINGNGTSGSVDFNNSRHSLRSQSSPSHSISGYSGVKNGQRRHDVLRSQKTSFGSNTSLVSSSSSGKEMPTIVTFSSTSLTTGSIHEVYVSFVENGPKLFTVQLKSSENALNKMMEDLECIPLKNLSRKPSLGMACIARFSEDQALYRALIMGINVDSCRVSYVDYGNSETVDFKNLYEIPHEFLKHKVFSIRFTLSNVKTLEETNADIAGLFSSLVLDKLLTMKVMSLEGPAFVQYCELYENKNNIFDKLYDMCKAKPLKYPMAITLGLGSSSTIIIRFIHSCKQFYVQPVENIQSFDVLMDQLFDFWRKSSPINALSPGDPCVICIGDEECYRVEVVCVIGGKAKVRLVDYGTILTVEKNQIRRISPLFVEQPPQVAECCLEGFQDLSEDNLSTAQLEMLAENEDGDRKQYKLTVTDIVDGVAIVNLLDESVSPVLNVSKRLLKLKNPAKFIKEQQQQSQAQQSKAAAFGTKQSFQSTHSVQVPSVVPQPSTINSLNPFHSTSIISEAPNLSQITSPRMTESEIIDLTNDDWQATKQNFSNSYGTGNEQNLQTSAAPYGNSNYGVRSGGNRNGRDNNSNQRDANSSNGSIKKERFQRNDIPRFNKERNQTPYYVEHDDRCEENNNYEHHDNRNVNRDKLVSHKGRQSDTGSESGFNTLSAERPPSSRDSFKSSTVSVDAADEYVPYDFSLPEQVIPMNTKVSIKLTWWVSPEEFYVVFKDEETKFDEMMIQIQKFYKNKSPVNDVPPVGSIVIARYQKHNTFYRAQVMKYNESLGKFKVELCDCGQKTIVTSTDLWKLEKRFVKLPKMSIQCTLANIKINCDAKELQAKIDNYVSNERTVECVFLDRVEEKYVCDVETEGVDLKLALLKDNLIAQILTDIDLSRLKGQTLKLKLVEMKELDQFRVKIFGSDAVLNCSHVEYGAYDQSVTDEIRSKWLDQYCFAQVEDVSNDDRLILALLVPTLSNQIPPNIVDMPILQNKFNVLVTYVYESNCIYVQNTKWNLEISKLLDDLYDYYEKNGDVIQNLQVNELCASKSNDGNWYRAKIISLQDVDNIEVLLVDYGNREKVKHQDLKVLESQFREHCAFAHCVHLPMACLNEGEENRLKMEIALLTGEFELQLTVLDYRNDIWIVDITSNDYSIVQALKDKQLVKDLDHEEILNQKSTLVNESTETGSDKPEPEINCEQKYQKLKAIVSHVDNPNQFFVQMCSDLDDLDQLQENLQIIAQALPQLKDFSVNRYCIAPYSADDLWYRARIIDSHDDLIIQFIDFGNSDVITSNKKSDLKDVNDSLMKFKIYAKQCSLLVTPAGGKKSWNEEATMILRDLEEVQIQVLAESQGLNYINLKCGERDLGEELISKQLAVKMEYVPSDHRCFTSHIESIREFYLQLERDINPLDIMADYTARFEEFALVESPKVGAVYLAEFSDDGLWYRARILKILEDNEFEVFFVDYGNTSQVKNVRELDSSIAEMPSLCTKCTLKIPDGVKAWSDKAEVKFKEISAMGETVFTVQLCSPGLVATVELFLDELNIDAQLMDLCEKGSASAMNSSFYLSEDKTLDDSYPLEGYVFVSHVNSPADFYIQFKNTFDALKNMEELLTSKASHCERLSHTDIVEGMYCLAFLGSYDKYYRAQIISISNQQYKVQLIDYGFTSFATDLRKMPIDIEQIAVLAKKCCLETYSPNEENVLDVVQKRFITLTDSGRAQFSFDIVRNDSEPSIVRLFTEDGKNVEDLLECVITGYSDNTNNNNHGSSAHSKPTVSVAPPPPTPADLVKTARPRTKPAFFRAKSDLEF, from the exons ATGAACACTGCCAGATCCGCCAAAAATCTCCAACCGGCGCGAGGTCTTCGCACGCCAGCTCCAAATCGAAATGGCCTAGGTAATTTTGGGTTTGATCCAGAACCCATTCACGTTTTTCAACGTCAAATAAACGGGAACGGTAcaagtggttcagtcgatttcaATAACAGCAGACACAGCCTTCGCTCACAATCTTCTCCATCACACAGTATCAGTGGTTATTCTGGTGTAAAAAATGGCCAACGCCGTCATGATGTCCTTCGTTCGCAAAAGACCAGCTTTGGGAGTAACACAAGTCTCGTTAGCAGCAGTAGTAGCGGTAAAGAAATGCCGACAATTGTAACGTTTAGTTCGACATCGTTGACTACTGGATCCATACACGAAGTTTACGTTTCATTTGTCGAAAATGGGCCGAAATTGTTTACGGTGCAATTGAAGTCTTCGGAAAATGCCTTAAACAAGATGATGGAAGATTTGGAATGTATTCCATTGAAGAATCTTTCACGTAAACCCTCGCTAGGGATGGCTTGTATTGCCCGTTTCTCAGAAGACCAAGCACTATATAGAGCATTGATAATGGGAATAAATGTAGATTCGTGTCGGGTTTCTTACGTGGATTACGGTAACAGCGAAACGGTGGATTTTAAAAATCTTTATGAGATTCCACACGAGTTCCTGAAACATAAAGTTTTTTCCATAAGATTCACATTGTCGAACGTAAAGACTCTGGAAGAAACCAACGCGGACATCGCCGGCTTATTCTCCTCACTTGTGTTGGACAAACTGCTGACGATGAAAGTGATGTCACTGGAAGGACCAGCGTTTGTCCAGTACTGTGAATTGTATGAAAACAAGAATAACATTTTCGATAAGTTGTACGATATGTGTAAAGCAAAACCTTTAAAGTATCCAATGGCAATTACATTGGGTCTCGGAAGCAGCTCTACAATTATAATTCGATTCATTCATTCATGCAAGCAGTTCTACGTTCAACCTGTTGAAAACATCCAAAGCTTCGATGTGTTGATGGATCAATTGTTCGATTTTTGGCGAAAAAGTTCCCCGATAAACGCATTGAGCCCTGGTGATCCATGCGTGATCTGCATTGGAGACGAAGAATGCTACCGAGTCGAAGTTGTTTGCGTTATTGGAGGCAAGGCAAAAGTCCGGTTGGTTGACTATGGTACAATATTGACCGTGGAAAAGAATCAGATAAGACGTATATCGCCATTGTTCGTTGAACAGCCTCCGCAGGTTGCCGAATGCTGCTTGGAAGGATTTCAG GATTTAAGTGAGGATAATCTATCGACGGCTCAGCTAGAAATGCTAGCCGAGAACGAAGATGGAGATCGTAAGCAGTACAAACTCACCGTTACTGACATTGTGGATGGTGTTGCGATTGTCAATCTGCTAGATGAGTCTGTGTCTCCAGTGTTGAATGTATCGAAGCGGCTGCTGAAACTGAAAAATCCAGCGAAATTTATCAAAGAACAACAGCAGCAATCACAAGCACAACAGTCAAAAGCAGCTGCTTTCGGTACTAAGCAATCATTCCAGTCCACTCATTCGGTACAAGTCCCGTCTGTGGTGCCACAACCTTCAACGATCAATTCACTGAATCCATTCCATTCGACATCGATCATTTCGGAAGCACCGAATCTTTCGCAAATTACGAGTCCAAGAATGACGGAAAGTGAAATAATTGATTTAACTAACGATGATTGGCAAGCGACGAAACAAAATTTCTCGAACAGCTACGGCACAGGTAACGAACAAAATCTTCAAACTAGTGCAGCGCCATATGGGAACAGTAATTATGGTGTTCGTTCTGGCGGCAATCGTAATGGACGTGATAACAATAGCAACCAACGAGACGCCAATAGCAGTAATGGCAGCATTAAAAAGGAACGTTTCCAGCGGAATGACATTCCCAGATTCAATAAGGAAAG AAATCAAACTCCATACTATGTTGAGCATGACGACCGATGCGAAGAGAACAATAATTACGAACATCACGATAATCGCAACGTGAATCGAGATAAATTGGTTAGCCACAAGGGTCGACAAAGCGATACGGGCAGCGAGTCTGGATTCAATACATTATCTGCGGAAAG GCCACCCTCATCTCGCGATAGCTTTAAATCATCCACGGTCAGTGTAGATGCGGCGGATGAGTACGTCCCTTACGATTTCAGTCTACCAGAACAAGTCATACCAATGAATACAAAGGTGTCAATTAAACTGACCTGGTGGGTATCACCGGAGGAATTTTACGTTGTTTTTAAGGACGAAGAAACGAAATTCGACGAAATGATGATACAGATTCAGAAGTTCTACAAAAATAAATCCCCTGTTAATGATGTTCCCCCCGTCGGTTCGATCGTTATTGCTCGCTATCAGAAGCACAACACATTTTATCGGGCCCAAGTGATGAAGTATAATGAATCGCTCGGTAAGTTCAAAGTGGAACTGTGCGATTGCGGCCAGAAAACAATTGTCACTAGCACTGATCTGTGGAAACTTGAAAAGCGCTTCGTTAAACTGCCAAAGATGTCAATCCAATGTACTTTAGCCAATATCAAGATAAATTGCGATGCAAAAGAGCTGCAGGCTAAAATCGATAACTACGTTAGTAACGAGCGTACCGTAGAGTGCGTTTTTCTCGATCGTGTTGAGGAGAAGTATGTATGTGATGTGGAAACTGAAGGCGTTGATCTAAAGCTGGCACTACTGAAAGACAACCTAATTGCTCAAATACTTACAG ACATTGATCTCAGCCGGTTAAAGGGCCAGACGCTCAAGCTTAAGCTTGTGGAAATGAAAGAACTGGATCAGTTCCGAGTGAAGATTTTCGGAAGCGACGCTGTTCTGAACTGTAGCCATGTGGAGTACGGTGCCTACGACCAATCAGTTACGGATGAGATCCGATCGAAGTGGTTGGATCAGTACTGTTTCGCACAAGTGGAAGATGTATCAAATGACGATAG ACTGATACTAGCACTACTGGTTCCAACGCTTTCGAATCAGATCCCACCGAACATTGTCGACATGCCAATATTGCAGAACAAATTTAATGTTTTGGTGACCTACGTTTATGAGTCAAATTGCATCTATGTGCAAAACACCAAATGGAATCTGGAAATCAGTAAGCTGTTGGACGATTTATATGATTACTACGAGAAGAATGGAGACGTAATTCAGAATCTACAAGTAAATGAGCTGTGTGCTTCCAAATCCAACGACGGTAACTGGTATCGGGCAAAGATTATTTCACTGCAAGATGTAGACAACATCGAGGTGCTTCTGGTCGATTACGGTAATCGCGAGAAAGTTAAACATCAGGATCTCAAAGTGTTGGAGTCTCAATTCCGTGAGCATTGCGCCTTTGCCCATTGTGTCCACTTGCCAATGGCGTGCCTTAACGAGGGAGAGGAAAATCGGCTGAAAATGGAAATCGCTCTGCTAACCGGAGAATTTGAATTACAGCTGACTGTTTTGGATTACCGAAACGATATCTGGATTGTTGACATCACGTCTAACGATTACAGCATCGTACAAGCCCTGAAAGATAAACAGCTGGTGAAGGATTTAGATCATGAGGAAATACTGAATCAAAAATCAACTTTAGTTAACGAAAGTACGGAAACTGGATCTGACAAACCGGAACCGGAGATCAATTGCGAACAGAAATATCAGAAACTGAAGGCCATCGTCAGTCACGTTGACAATCCAAATCAGTTCTTCGTGCAGATGTGCTCAGATTTGGATGATTTGGATCAGCTGCAGGAGAACCTTCAAATCATCGCACAGGCTTTGCCTCAGTTAAAAGACTTCTCAGTTAATCGGTATTGCATTGCGCCATATTCGGCCGATGATTTGTGGTACCGAGCTCGGATTATCGACAGTCATGATGATTTAATTATTCAGTTTATTGATTTCGGTAACAGTGACGTGATAACTAGCAATAAGAAATCTGACCTGAAAGATGTTAACGATAGTTTGATGAAATTTAAGATATACGCGAAACAATGCTCTTTATTGGTCACTCCTGCAGGTGGCAAGAAAAGCTGGAACGAAGAGGCTACCATGATTCTGCGAGACCTGGAAGAAGTGCAAATTCAGGTACTAGCTGAATCACAAGGCTTAAACTATATTAATTTGAAGTGCGGCGAACGTGATTTGGGAGAAGAATTGATTTCAAAACAGTTGGCAGTGAAGATGGAATATGTACCGTCCGATCATCGATGCTTCACTAGTCACATCGAGTCTATCCGCGAGTTCTATCTGCAACTCGAACGGGACATAAACCCTCTAGATATAATGGCCGATTACACGGCACGTTTCGAAGAGTTTGCTCTAGTGGAAAGCCCTAAGGTGGGTGCGGTTTACCTCGCCGAGTTCTCCGACGATGGACTCTGGTATCGAGCtcgaattttgaagattttggaGGACAATGAATTTGAAGTGTTTTTCGTTGACTATGGTAATACGTCTCAGGTGAAGAATGTTAGAGAACTGGATTCGTCGATTGCCGAAATGCCTTCGCTTTGCACCAAATGTACCCTCAAAATACCGGACGGTGTCAAAGCTTGGTCGGACAAAGCAGAAGTGAAATTCAAGGAAATTTCAGCTATGGGTGAAACCGTTTTTACTGTACAGCTGTGTAGCCCTGGATTGGTAGCCACGGTGGAATTGTTTTTAGATGAACTAAACATTGACGCTCAACTGATGGATCTGTGCGAGAAAGGTTCCGCAAGTGCGATGAACTCTAGTTTCTATCTCAGTGAGGACAAAACACTGGATGATAGTTATCCTTTGGAAGGGTATGTGTTTGTCAGTCACGTAAATTCCCCAGCggatttttatattcagttcaaGAATACATTTGATGCTCTTAAAAATATGGAAGAATTGCTTACAAGCAAAGCATCCCATTGCGAACGACTCAGTCACACTGATATCGTTGAGGGCATGTACTGCTTGGCCTTCCTGGGGTCGTACGACAAATACTACCGTGCACAAATTATTTCAATCTCAAATCAGCAATACAAAGTACAACTGATCGACTATGGATTCACATCGTTTGCTACTGATCTGCGTAAAATGCCCATTGATATCGAACAAATAGCGGTACTAGCGAAAAAATGTTGCCTAGAAACGTATTCTCCCAATGAAGAGAACGTACTGGACGTAGTTCAGAAACGGTTTATCACCCTAACTGATTCGGGGCGTGCTCAATTTTCTTTCGACATCGTTCGCAATGATTCCGAACCCAGCATTGTTCGTTTGTTCACTGAAGATGGGAAAAATGTGGAAGATTTGCTCGAATGTGTGATTACCGGATACTCGGATAATACCAACAACAACAATCATGGTAGCAGTGCTCACAGTAAGCCAACGGTATCAGTAGCTCCTCCCCCGCCGACGCCGGCGGATTTGGTCAAAACTGCACGGCCGAGAACGAAGCCGGCCTTCTTCCGTGCGAAGAGTGACCTCGAATTTTAA